A stretch of Porites lutea chromosome 5, jaPorLute2.1, whole genome shotgun sequence DNA encodes these proteins:
- the LOC140938136 gene encoding uncharacterized protein, with the protein MLLRFTRVVFGVNASPFILNATIRHHVNTCMLNDNAFALELLKSLYVDDFVSGANDVNNAFSLSKEIKLCLKSGGFNMRKWNSNSASLLQSLKQDSAFSGDFAINSKECVQEEDESFSKSVFKQGTEKEQKVLGMLWNPNQDELIYDLTKILEGVDVQPATRRLILSTATRFFDPVGLISPVILPFKIMFQKLCKAQRDWDELVDTELNQEWLSTLSDLRLAGRVSFKRCYAKGLSGNEVKSLQLHCFADASEKAYGAVVYMRVEYESRVECEIVASKTRVAPLDKQTIPRLELWSNLTASRLVKSVSQALENVVRVDDVVNWTDSMICLWWIRNTDKEYKQFVENRVSEIRRNAPPEQWRYCPTSENPADITSRGIKATALKESSLWLHGPEFLSKNSAYWPVQPVRVQAKEEFCELKSAKPTVSSLLNTCTEKQEANLESIINPESYSSLTKLIRVTSLVLLFVKKLKRGRDGSTDQEESLQVYKQAEKGWIKHVQKGILTSDKYQQMKSTLGLYQDSEGVVRCQGRIGLSSLPYDTKFPVLLPREHCFTRLVILKCHKQVMHNGEQKH; encoded by the coding sequence ATGTTACTTCGCTTTACAAGAGTTGTATTTGGAGTGAATGCTAGCCCCTTCATTCTCAATGCTACTATCAGACACCATGTTAATACATGTATGCTGAATGACAATGCATTTGCACTTGAGCTTTTGAAGTCTTTGTATGTAGATGACTTCGTTTCTGGGGCCAATGATGTGAACAATGCCTTTTCTTTGTCGAAGGAGATAAAACTCTGTCTCAAATCAGGAGGGTTCAATATGAGGAAGTGGAACAGCAACTCAGCAAGTCTTTTGCAATCACTGAAACAAGATTCAGCCTTCAGTGGAGACTTTGCTATAAACAGTAAAGAATGTGTTCAAGAGGAAGATGAGAGCTTCTCAAAGTCAGTTTTTAAGCAAGGTACTGAGAAAGAGCAGAAGGTCTTGGGAATGCTTTGGAACCCTAACCAAGATGAACTGATCTATGACTTGACTAAGATATTGGAGGGTGTGGACGTTCAGCCAGCTACAAGAAGACTGATTCTCAGTACTGCTACGAGATTCTTTGATCCCGTGGGGTTAATATCTCCAGTTATTCTACCCTTCAAGATTATGTTTCAAAAACTGTGCAAGGCACAAAGGGACTGGGACGAGTTAGTGGATACCGAACTCAACCAAGAGTGGTTGTCAACTTTGTCAGACCTAAGACTAGCTGGAAGAGTGAGTTTTAAAAGGTGTTATGCTAAGGGTCTCAGTGGGAATGAAGTTAAATCGCTCCAACTTCATTGTTTTGCAGATGCGTCGGAAAAGGCGTACGGAGCCGTTGTTTACATGAGAGTAGAATATGAGTCAAGAGTAGAATGTGAGATTGTGGCGTCAAAAACCCGAGTAGCTCCGTTGGATAAGCAAACCATACCGCGTCTAGAACTGTGGTCTAACCTTACTGCGTCAAGATTGGTGAAGAGTGTGAGTCAAGCTTTAGAAAACGTTGTGAGAGTTGATGACGTAGTCAACTGGACGGATTCTATGATTTGTTTGTGGTGGATTAGGAACACTGATAAGGAATACAAGCAATTTGTGGAGAATCGCGTGAGCGAAATCAGACGAAATGCACCGCCTGAGCAATGGAGGTACTGTCCTACGTCAGAAAACCCGGCTGACATTACATCAAGAGGAATTAAGGCCACTGCACTTAAAGAAAGTAGTTTGTGGTTACATGGTCCAGAATTCCTGTCTAAGAACAGCGCCTACTGGCCAGTCCAGCCTGTAAGGGTGCAAGCCAAGGAAGAGTTCTGCGAATTGAAATCAGCCAAACCTACGGTCTCCAGCTTATTGAACACGTGTACCGAAAAACAAGAAGCAAATCTGGAGAGTATCATCAATCCTGAATCCTACAGTTCCCTTACGAAGCTCATAAGGGTTACTTCACTTGTGTTGctatttgtcaaaaaattgaaaagaggAAGGGACGGATCAACTGACCAAGAAGAATCCTTGCAAGTGTACAAGCAAGCTGAGAAAGGGTGGATTAAACACGTTCAAAAGGGTATCCTGACCAGTGACAAGTACCAGCAAATGAAGTCGACTCTGGGACTTTATCAGGACAGTGAAGGTGTAGTCAGATGTCAAGGAAGAATAGGTCTGTCGTCGTTACCCTATGATACCAAATTTCCTGTACTTCTGCCAAGAGAACATTGCTTTACGAGATTGGTGATCCTCAAGTGCCATAAACAAGTTATGCACAATGGAGAACAGAAACACTGA
- the LOC140938135 gene encoding uncharacterized protein, giving the protein MLSDNYTNSSRRLATVIKKLKTQPEILEQYDQVIKEQLKSGVVEEVQQDQVLEPGDVHYLPHRRVVRLDRDTTKLRVVYDASSKVFGPSLNDCLHVGPSLNPLLLDILLRFRVHEVAVTADIEKAF; this is encoded by the coding sequence ATGCTGTCAGATAATTATACAAATTCATCACGAAGGTTGGCAACTGTGATTAAGAAACTTAAGACCCAACCAGAAATACTGGAACAATATGATCAAGTGATTAAGGAGCAATTAAAAAGTGGAGTAGTTGAAGAAGTGCAGCAAGATCAAGTCCTAGAACCTGGAGATGTGCACTATCTCCCACACAGGAGAGTTGTGAGACTTGACAGAGATACAACAAAGTTGAGAGTTGTATACGATGCCTCATCCAAGGTGTTTGGACCAAGCTTAAATGACTGTCTGCATGTCGGACCTTCATTAAATCCTCTTCTACTGGACATTTTGCTGAGATTTAGAGTTCATGAAGTTGCTGTAACTGCTGATATTGAGAAAGCATTTTGA